The Bartonella grahamii subsp. shimonis region CTTTAAGATTTAAGGAAAGAAGAATATTAAAAATAATGAAAATGCCCCATACCCTAGCAAATTATTACGCGAAGATGTAAATGCAAAACTTGGCTTATCTGTGATTGAAGCAGCTGAATAGCTTTCTATATCCCGTGTAGCATTTTCTAGGGTATCGGTAAAAATCCTTATAACGACATTTTCAGTGGGAAATTCATTGGCAAAAAAATTCGCTTTAGACGAAAAATGTTGAAAATGTCTCAAAAAACATTAGGTCAACATTTAGGTGTCACCTTCCAACAAATTCAAAAATATGAAAACGGCTTAAATCGTGTAAGCGCGGGGCGTTTAATGGAAATTTCTGATATCTTAAATGTTCCCATTTCCTTTTTTTATGCTGATATCATTACAAAACAGCAGCCTCCATATCATCACGATGAAGTGATCTCAAGCACAGAGGAATATCTGCTGCTCAAACGGTTTAGAACGCTCACCACGGTTAAAAAGAAAGCCATTTTACAGCTCATCTCTGATGAGAATGCAAGCTAACACCACATGGATAGAACACACCACGCTTTATTCAAAGCCTCCCTTCCCCCTCGTAAATGCTTTATTGCTTGAATGCAAAACACGCCAACCCTCTGTTTTAAGAAACGACACGTTAAGAGACACTATTTTAATTTTTATTGCCAATCTTCTGAAATTACTTTATGAATTAAAAGGTGTTTTGGTCGCATACGCAACGATCAATAGGGATTAAAAGCCTGAAAAACTCAAACATGAATTTATCCCACTCCTGTGGGTATCCCGGAATTCCGGGAGATTTTGCTATGTCCAAGTGCTCTCAAGCACTAAAAGCAAAATGCTGATTTGAGTTCAGTGCTTTTAACTCCCGGAATACTCATGCGAGGGCGCTCGCAACCGGCGGGGAAAAATGCAATCTCAAAATCTTAATATTGATCTTTTTGTAGGCAAAAAAATTCGTTTTAGACGAAAAATGTTGAAAATGTCTCAAAAAACATTAGGTCAACATTTAGGTGTCACTTTCCAACAAATCCAGAAATATGAAAACGGCTTAAATCGTGTAAGCGCGGGGCGTTTAATGGAAATTTCTGATATCTTAAATGTTCCCATTTCCTTTTTTTATGCTGATATCATTACAAAACAGCAGCCTCCGTACCACCATGATGAAATCGCATCAAGCACAGAGGAATATCTGCTGCTCAAACGGTTTAGAACGCTCACCACGGTTAAAAAGAAAGCCATTTTACAGCTCATCTCTGATGAGAATGCAAGCTAACACCACATGGATAGCACACACCACGCTCTATCCCATGAGACACTATAATAAACTCCGTATTCAAATATTCATCACACATTCTCATAAGAACAGCTCGTGATTTTACGGAACTTATATCATTGCCATCAATTATATCATTGCCATCAATGATGATATTTTACGACACAACGGGATAAATTCCCCCAAAAATTCTAAAAAATTTTTGTGCAAATTTTTAAAAAGCTTGCGTCCGAGCACTTTTTATGGTCTTGCAAAGAATTGAAAAGCAAAAATACATAAAGGTCCTTTTTTACTTAAGCTTTTCTCTTTGCAAAAAACATGAGAAAGCCCATGAAGAGCACACAGGACCATGAGAGAGCCGCAAGGCTAATCAAAGGGATTTGAGCCCGAAAATAACATAAAGAGCTCACTGTTTAAAGGCAGCAAAGAAAAGCGCCATAAAGACAACAAGAGAGTTCTTTTTATAAGAATAGAATTGGATAGAAACGATGAAAATTAATGGCAATGAAATTCGCCCTGGTAATGTGATTGAACATCAAGGAAGCTTATGGGTTGCTGTTAAATGCAACGCTGTAAAACCAGGAAAAGGTGGCGCATTTAACCAAGTTGAAATGAAAAATTTAATTGATGGTACAAAACTTAATGAACGCTTTCGTGCTGCTGAAACGGTTGAAAGGGTCCGTCTTGAACAAAAGGATTTCACATTTCTTTATCAACAAGGGGATGCTTTAGTCTTTATGGATTCAGAATCTTATGAACAACTTGAACTTCAAAAAGATTTTGTTGGTGAACGTGCTGCTTTTCTCCAAGATGGGATGACTGTCACAGTTGAACTTTATCAAGAAAAACCTATCGGCATCTCACTTCCTGATCAAGTTGCTGTCACGATTGTGGAAGCCGATCCTGCCATCAAAGGACAAACGGTTACCTCCTCTTACAAACCCGCCATTCTTGAAAACGGAATTCGTATTCTTGTACCACCCTTTATGAATGCTGGTGAACGTGTCATTGTCGACACCAACGAATTGATTTATTTGCGCCGTGCAAATGAAAAGGATAAATAAAGGAATAAAACATGGCCCATTCTGCAGTCATGAATGTCATGGTGCAAGCTGCAATGAAAGCAGGACGCTCGCTCGTGCGTGATTACGGTGAAGTGCAAAATTTGCAAGTGTCTTTGAAAGGACCAGCAGATTACGTTAGCCAAGCAGATCGCAAAGCAGAGAAAATTATTTTCAATGAATTAAGCAAAGCACGCCCCAAATTTAGTTTTCTAATGAAAGAATCTGAAGAAATCATTGGCGAAGATTCCCAACATCGTTTCATTGTTGACCCTTTAGATGGCACCACAAATTTTCTCCATGGTATTCCTTTTTTTGCTATTTCCATTGCCTTAGAAAGCCAAGGAAAAATCGTTGCTGGTGTCATTTACAATCCCGTGAGTGATGAACTCTTTACCGCAGAACGCGGCAGTG contains the following coding sequences:
- the efp gene encoding elongation factor P, which encodes MKINGNEIRPGNVIEHQGSLWVAVKCNAVKPGKGGAFNQVEMKNLIDGTKLNERFRAAETVERVRLEQKDFTFLYQQGDALVFMDSESYEQLELQKDFVGERAAFLQDGMTVTVELYQEKPIGISLPDQVAVTIVEADPAIKGQTVTSSYKPAILENGIRILVPPFMNAGERVIVDTNELIYLRRANEKDK
- a CDS encoding inositol monophosphatase family protein: MAHSAVMNVMVQAAMKAGRSLVRDYGEVQNLQVSLKGPADYVSQADRKAEKIIFNELSKARPKFSFLMKESEEIIGEDSQHRFIVDPLDGTTNFLHGIPFFAISIALESQGKIVAGVIYNPVSDELFTAERGSGAFFNDRRCRVSARRRLEDCVIATGMPHFGRPNHGTYLIELRNVMAEVAGLRRLGAAALELAYVAAGRIDGFWEDNLQIWDMAAGILMVREAGGFVTDKEGDNDIFRKKNIIAGNEHIRIKLERALKKGI
- a CDS encoding helix-turn-helix transcriptional regulator yields the protein MQSQNLNIDLFVGKKIRFRRKMLKMSQKTLGQHLGVTFQQIQKYENGLNRVSAGRLMEISDILNVPISFFYADIITKQQPPYHHDEIASSTEEYLLLKRFRTLTTVKKKAILQLISDENAS
- a CDS encoding helix-turn-helix domain-containing protein, with the protein product MGKNPYNDIFSGKFIGKKIRFRRKMLKMSQKTLGQHLGVTFQQIQKYENGLNRVSAGRLMEISDILNVPISFFYADIITKQQPPYHHDEVISSTEEYLLLKRFRTLTTVKKKAILQLISDENAS